The Glycine soja cultivar W05 chromosome 8, ASM419377v2, whole genome shotgun sequence genome has a window encoding:
- the LOC114421776 gene encoding uncharacterized protein LOC114421776 → MGSSCGCGVTLVLVFCLWGVLISLSSAARLSASRQKLEVAKHLNRLNKPPVKTIQSPDGDTIDCVPVSKQPAFDHPFLKDHKIQTRPTFHPDGLFEENKLSEKPKAKAHTPITQLWHTNGRCPEDTIPVRRTKEEDVLRASSVKRYGRKKHRAIPKPRSAEPDLINQSGHQHAIAYVEGDKYYGAKATINVWEPKIQQTNEFSLSQLWILGGSFGQDLNSIEAGWQVSPDLYGDNNTRLFTYWTSDAYQATGCYNLLCSGFIQVNSEIAMGATISPVSGYRNSQFDISILIWKDPKEGHWWMQFGNDYVLGYWPSFLFSYLADSASMIEWGGEVVNSEPDGQHTSTQMGSGHFPEEGFGKASYFRNIQVVDSSNNLKAPKGIGTFTEQSNCYDVQTGSNGDWGHYFYYGGPGKNPNCQ, encoded by the exons ATGGGTTCTAGTTGTGGTTGTGGTGTAACTCTTGTTCTTGTTTTCTGCTTATGGGGTGTGTTGATCTCCCTCTCTTCTGCTGCTAGGCTCAGTGCTTCAAGGCAGAAGCTTGAGGTTGCTAAGCATTTGAATCGCCTGAACAAGCCTCCTGTTAAGACCATTcag AGTCCAGATGGGGATACAATAGACTGTGTACCTGTTTCGAAGCAGCCTGCATTTGACCATCCTTTCCTCAAAGATCACAAGATTCAG ACAAGGCCTACTTTCCACCCTGATGGGCTTTTTGAAGAGAACAAGTTATCTGAAAAGCCTAAAGCAAAAGCACATACCCCCATCACTCAGCTGTGGCATACAAATGGTAGATGCCCTGAGGACACAATACCTGTCAGGAGAACCAAGGAGGAGGATGTTCTGAGAGCAAGTTCAGTGAAACGGTATGGTAGGAAGAAGCACAGAGCAATCCCTAAGCCTAGGTCTGCAGAACCTGATCTAATTAACCAAAGTGGTCATCAG CATGCAATAGCATATGTTGAAGGAGACAAGTATTATGGAGCAAAAGCCACTATAAATGTGTGGGAACCCAAGATTCAGCAGACTAATGAGTTCAGCTTGTCTCAGCTTTGGATATTAGGAGGCTCATTTGGTCAAGATCTTAACAGCATCGAAGCTGGCTGGCAG GTTAGCCCGGATTTATACGGTGATAACAACACACGGCTATTCACCTACTGGACG AGTGATGCATATCAAGCTACTGGCTGCTACAATCTTCTTTGCTCGGGATTTATTCAGGTCAACAGTGAAATAGCAATGGGTGCAACCATTTCCCCAGTTTCTGGATACCGAAACTCTCAGTTCGATATCAGTATCCTTATCTGGAAG GATCCAAAAGAGGGACACTGGTGGATGCAATTTGGGAATGACTATGTATTGGGGTATTGGCCTTCTTTCCTGTTCTCATATTTGGCTGACAGTGCTTCCATGATTGAGTGGGGAGGTGAAGTTGTTAACTCTGAGCCTGATGGTCAGCACACATCAACTCAAATGGGAAGTGGTCATTTCCCTGAAGAGGGTTTTGGCAAAGCAAGCTACTTCAGGAACATTCAAGTGGTTGATAGCTCCAATAATCTCAAGGCTCCCAAAGGCATTGGCACCTTCACTGAGCAATCAAATTGTTATGATGTCCAAACAGGCAGTAATGGGGATTGGGGCCATTACTTTTACTATGGAGGCCCTGGTAAAAATCCCAATTGTCAATGA